The genome window CGCCTGGGTATAGAACATCTTGCTCTGCGCACTCAGGCCGTCACTCTTGGCGACCAGATTGTCAATCTTCTCGCCGCGCTCTAGCACGCTCTCGATGGTCTTGTGCAGGACAATCTTGGTCTCGTCGAGCTCCTTTTGGATCTTGACGATGCTGTCTGCCTGGGCCGGGTCCTGGTACTGCGTGATGTACTGCTTGAGCTCGGGGAAGCTGAGCTGGGGTGAGCCTTTGGCGAAGTTTGCGTAGGCGGTTCGGGGGTACTTTGTGACAAACTCGTCGACAATCTTGGAGAGGACGCGGTGGGCGACAATGGTGGGGTACTCGTCGTCGGTGATTACGATGCCGCAAATTCCTTCTGTGCGGCCGTAGGCGTGGAATGTGTACTCTGTGAGGCGTGTCAGTCGCAAACGCAAACGCAAACACAGACGCTGTTGGGGTGCAAGCGACGGCGCTTCTTACCCTTCTCCTCGACGTCCTGCCTCTGGCCTGGCCTTGTTCGCTGGGCGACTTCACCGGCGAAGAAGGTCAACTAGGTCTTGTTAGTTCTCACGGGCTGCTGCTCACAGCGCAAGCATCCACTGTGTAGCATGGCCTGCCAAGGATTGCAGGCTGGACTGGGACGGCGTACGAATTCGGAGATGCTGCCTCTTGTGAAGCGGCCGTAGGACGAGAGTTCGCGTTCGCATGTCAGCTCGACGGCAGGCTTGGCCTCGTTGTTGAAGATCTGGAGGCGCTGGTCAGATGCTCGAGTCGCAAGCGGCGGTGAGGGGGGCGCCTACACCAATGTACACGACCTTCATGGTGGCGGCGGGGAAGGGCAGGTTCGTGGAAGGGGCGTAGAGTTTGGAGCGACAAGGCCAAGGGTGCAGTTGTTCGTAAGTGCGGGAAGGGCGTGTTTCAAGACCAAGCTGCCTGGACGTGACCGTGTGTGTATGTTCGTGTTCGTGTTCGTGCTCGTGCTCGTGCTCCCCACACGCAGCGCAGCGCCTCCGCGGCATCTGCTTATGTCAACCAGCGCTACGCGGGGGTGGGGCAGTTGGACGCGACCAGGCAGTCCCCGTCACACCGTCATCGATGGGAAACTCTGAGAGGGTTCCGCCTGCAGAAACAGCTGCTGGTGAAGAACCAACCCACTGCTCAACCCTCTGCCTCACTTCCTCCCTGTCAGACTCCATCCTCTCCAGCACAATCGCCTGGCCGCAATGGCGTCTTCCGCAATGGACGCAGCGCAGGCGCAATGGCTGGAGCAGCTCGCCACCATGCGCAAAGCTATCGCAGAACTGAACCTGCCCACAGAGGCTGAGAAAGTGCCAGCCTATGGTGATGATCTGGAattcgacgacgacgacttcTCAGGCACTGCAAGCGGGGAAGACATCTGGGACATCATCAGCGACGAATACGAAGACGAGTACAGCAGCGACCACCTCGAGCAGTTCCAAGATGCATCAAGTGGAAGCAGCGCCTACGACCAGCGATGGCTGTCCACCAAATGCGAGGGCGTCGCCCAACGAAGCTCTGGCCTGGATGCCGGAGCCCTCAAAGATCAGATCCTGGCAATCCTCAGCAGCGACAGCAACAACGAGGAGCTGCAGATGATGCTAGCAGAGATTGTCGGCTATGGAGAGCTGGACCTGGTGGCCGATCTCATCGCACATCGCAAGGACATTACTCGCTCGTTGCTCGAGCCAACTCCTGGCGAACACAACGGCGTCTCTGGCCGTCTTCTGACCCGAGCCGAGCGCGAAGAAGCGTTGCGCAGGCAAGACTGGGAGCACAAAAACACCACTCTGTCAGCTGCAGTTGACCGCACAGGACCACAGTACCCACATGTCTACCAGACCTACTCAGCTGGCAATAAGCTCTCTGCTTACGGCAAGAAATATGCGCTTCCCACCAACCACAAGCACCACGACGACAATCTCTACGAAGAATACGAGATTCCTGCGATGCCAGTAGGGACTATTGGAGCCGGTCGGAGGCTCGTCGAAATCAGCGAACTGGACGGTCTCTGCCAGCGCACATTCAAAGGTTACAAAGCTCTCAACCGCATGCAGAGCCTGGTTTTCCCTGTGGCGTACAAGACGAGCGAGAACATGCTCATCTGCGCGCCTACTGGTGCCGGTAAGACTGACGCAGCGATGCTGACCATCCTCAACACCATCGGCAAGAACATCTTGCCCAACCCAATCGAGGAGCCTGAGGCCACCGATTTCACAGTCAGCATGGAGGATTTCAAGATCATCTATGTAGCACCCATGAAAGCGCTTGCTGCTGAAGTCACAGAGAAGCTCGGAAAGCGCCTGGCTTGGCTAGGCATCAAGGCGCGTGAGTTGACTGGAGACATGCATCTCACCAAAGCCGAGATCCTGGACACTCAGATCATTGTCACAACACCAGAGAAATGGGACGTTGTAACGAGAAAGAGCACGGGAGACACTGAGCTTGTGCAGAAGGTGCGTCTGTTGATCATCGACGAGGTTCATATGTTGCACGATGAACGCGGTGCTGTATTGGAGAGCTTGGTGGCCAGAACCCAAAGACAGGTCGAGAGCACACAGTCTCTCATCCGCATCGTTGGTCTTTCCGCTACACTGCCCAACTACGTTGATGTTGCAGACTTCCTCCGCGTGAACAAGATGGCCGGGCTGTTCTATTTCGACGCTTCGTTTCGTCCTGTGCCTCTGGAGCAGCATTTCATCGGTGCCAAGGGCAAGCCTGGCACCATGAAATCCCGCGAGAACCTAGAACAGGTCGCTTTCAACAAGGTCAAGCAGATGCTCGAGCGAGGACATCAGATCATGGTCTTTGTACATTCCAGAAAGGATACCGTGAAGACCGCACGTCGACTTTTCGACCAGGCCGTGGACGATCAGTGCAGTGACCTTTTCGATCCGACAGAACATCCCAAGTACGATGCTGCTGTGCGCGACATGAAGCAATCAAAGGGACGTGAGCTTCGAGAGCTGCTTGGTAAAGGTATGGGCACTCATCACGCTGGTATGCCTCGCTCAGACCGCAACCTTGTCGAGCGTCTCTTTGCCGAGGGTATTATCAAAATCCTTTGCTGTACAGCAACCCTAGCCTGGGGTGTCAACCTGCCAGCCGCTGCAGTTCTTATCAAAGGCACTCAGGTGTACAACGCCCAAGAAGGCAAGTTTACAGATCTCGGTATTCTGGATGTCCTGCAGATCTTTGGTCGTGCCGGTCGTCCTCAATTCCAAGACACTGGTATCGGTTTTATCTGCACGACCCATGACCGCCTTGACCATTACATGCGTGCAATTACAGAACAGCAGCCTATCGAGTCAAGGTTCTCTTCCAAGCTTGTTGACAACCTCAATGCCGAGATCTCGCTTGGTACAGTCACCACAGTCTCAGAGGCAGTGCAATGGCTGGGTTATTCCTACTTATTCGTCAGAATGCAAAAGAGCCCCTTGCTCTATGGCATCGAATGGGCCGAGATTAGAGACGATCCGCAACTTGTCGGAAGGAGGCGTAAGCTTATCATCGATGCTGCACGCGTCCTGCAGAAGAGTCAGATGATCATCTTCAACGAGACCACAGAGGATCTCCGCTCCAAGGATGTCGGGCGTATTGCAAGCCAGTTCTATGTTCAGCAATCGAGTATCGAGATCTTTAACACTATGATGCGCCCTCGAAGCACAGACGCTGATGCTCTGGCCATGGTCAGTATGAGCGGCGAGTTCGACCAAGTTCAGTCTCGTGAGACCGAGGAAAAAGAATTATCGGCACTCAAGGAAGAGGGCTATGTCATTACTGAAGTCAAAGGTGGTTACGCTACAGCTCACGGCAAGACGAACTACCTTCTACAGGCCCATATCTCCAGAGCACGACTAGAGGACTTCACGCTCGTCTCGGACACTAACTACATTAAGCAGAACGCTTCGCGTATCGCCAGGGCATTGTTTATGATAGCGCTTAATAGGCGCTGGGGGTACCAATGTTTGGTCCTGCTGAGCCTTTGCCAGTCTATTGAACACCAAGTGTGGTCTATAGAGCATCCCCTACATCAGTTCGATCTCCCCCAGCCAGTGTTGCGAGCGCTTGATCAGAGATATACGTCAATCGAGGCACTGCGCGATATGGAATCACGAGAGATCGGTGACCTAGTGCACAACACGAAGATGGGCGGAGTTATCTCAAAGCTCTTGGACAACTTCCCGACACTTGGTATTGAATCTGAGATTGCGCCTCTCAACCGCGACGTTCTCCGCATTCGCTTGTGGCTCACGCCCGAGTTCAGGTGGAACGACCGCCATCACGGCACATCAGAATCGTTCTGGATCTGGGTAGAGAACTCGGAAACCTCAGAGATCTACCACTATGAGTTCTTCATCTTGTCTCGTAAGAAGCTTTACGATGATCACGAACTGAACTTCACAATCCCGCTCACAGATCCGTTACCGACACAAATTTATGTGCGCGCTGTTTCTGATCGGTGGCTGGGTGCGGAGACAGTGCATCCGATCTCTTTCCAGCATCTTATTCGGCCAGATACGGAGAGCGTTTACACCGATCTGCTTGACCTGCAGCCGTTACCGATCGCAGCTCTGAAAAACCCACTTCTAGAGGAGCTGTACGCCCAGCGCTTCCAGTACTTCAATCCCATGCAAACACAGATCTTCCACTGTTTATACCATACCCCGGCGAACGTGCTTCTTGGTTCGCCCACAGGTAGTGGTAAGACAGTCGCAGCTGAGCTTGCCATGTGGTGGGCTTTCAGAGAGAAGCCAGGCTCAAAGGTTGTTTATATTGCACCTATGAAGGCGCTCGTTCGAGAGCGAGTGCAGGACTGGGGCAAGCGCCTTGCTGGACCAATGGGGCTCAAGCTTGTTGAATTGACTGGTGATAACACGCCAGATACCCGCACAATACGCGACGCAGACATAATCATTACCACGCCTGAGAAATGGGATGGTATCAGTCGTAGCTGGCAGACTCGTGGCTATGTTCGTCAGGTCAGTTTGGTCATCATCGACGAGATCCACTTGCTCGGCGGTGACCGTGGTCCCATTCTCGAGATCATTGTGTCCCGTATGAACTACATTGCTTCGCAGAAAGAAGGTGGATCTATCCGTCTGCTCGGAATGTCGACCGCTTGCGCGAATGCTTCAGACCTCGGCAACTGGCTCGGTGTGAAAGAGGGGCTCTTCAACTTCCGTCACTCTGTCCGCCCTGTGCCGCTGGAGATATTTATTGATGGCTTTCCCGAGCAGCGAGGATTCTGTGCGCTTATGCAGTCGATGAACCGGCCCACGTTCCTCGCTATCAAGCAACATTCGCCAGAGAAGCCAGTCATCGTATTCGTAGCGTCGCGTCGTCAGACGCGCCTAACTGCTCGCGACCTGATCAACTTCTGCGGCATGGAGGACAATCCCAGGCGTTTTCTCCGCATGTCGGAAGATGACTTAGCTCTGAATCTTGAGCGGGTCAAAGATGACGCCCTGCGAGAGGCTCTGAGCTTCGGCATCGGTCTCCATCACGCGGGTCTGGTCGAAAGCGATCGTTCCCTGTCTGAGGAGCTCTTCGCCAACAACAAGATCCAGATCCTTGTCGCTACTAGCACTTTGGCTTGGGGAGTCAACTTGCCAGCTCATCTAGTGGTCGTCAAGGGCACACAGTTTTTTGATGCCAAGTCTGAAGGATACAAGGATATGGACCTGACAGATGTGCTTCAGATGCTAGGTCGTGCCGGACGTCCGCAGTTTGATTCTTCAGGCATCGCGCGTATCTTCACGCAGGACGCGAAGAAGGAGTTCTACAAGCACTTCCTGCACACTGGTTTCCCTGTTGAGTCTTCGCTGCACAACGTTTTGGACAACCATTTGGGCGCCGAGATCTCAGCCGGCACCATTGGCACAAAGCAAGACGCTCTGGACTACCTAACCTGGACCTTCTTCTTCCGCCGATTGCACAAGAACCCATCTTTCTATGGTCTCGAAATCTCTGCGGAAGAACACAACACCATCGCTGCTCAATCCATGGCAAATGACTACATGATCAATCTTGTGGAGACCTCACTGAAAGAACTCCACGACTCATCCTGTGCGGCTGTCGAACCCACAGGTGAAGTCGACTCCACCCCGCTCGGCAAGATCATgtcctactactacctgtcaCACAAGACAATCCGTTACCTTGTCGCGCACGCGAAGAGAAATGCAACCTTCCTTGATGCATTGACATGGATATCACACGCGACTGAATACGACGAGCTTCCTGTACGACACAACGAAGATCTCATCAATGCCGAGCTCTCCAAAGCTCTGCCGCTGAGTGCAGACCACTTCGGTCTGCCGATGTGGGATCCACACGTCAAATCCTTTTTGCTGCTACAGGCACACTTTTCGCGCATCGACCTGCCTATCAGCGATTACGTGGGTGACTTGAACTCGGTCCTTGACCAGTCGATCCGTATCGTGCAAGCTAGTATCGATGTCTTGACTGAGTTGGGCTACGTAAGTTCTTGTACACAGATGATTGCCTTGCTGCAGTGTATTAAGAGCGCACGCTGGCCTGACGACGGTCCGCTCTCGCTCTTACCCAATGTTGAGCCCACAGAGGAGAGGAAGCGTATCGAGCATCCACGCGCCTCACCAAAGACACTGCAGGAGGCGTCCGCCTCCTCTTCCGCAAACCTCGAGAAAGCGCTGCGCTTTGCCGGGGTGACGGCGCCAATGCTGAAGCGCAACATGGAGCCCATCGCTCGCCTCCCGATTCTGCACCTTTCCTTGGGCACGTACAACGCCGTATCTTTCTCGTTGAACATGACGCGTCAAAACCCAGCGCGCATTCAGAATGGCGGTGTGCGTATTTACGCGCCACGGTACCCAAAGCCGCAGACGGAAGGGTTCTTCTTCGTGTTGAGCTACAGCAGCACAGATGAGATCATTGCATTAAAGAGGGTGAACTGGGTGGATCCGACTCGGTCGGGACCTGGAGGTCGTGGCCGCGGCCACGGCGGACGTGGTGGACAGAAGCAGCTGACAGCTTCAGAAGCGGGGGCTGGACGAGGAAGCGGAGCCGTCAGTAGAGGTCGTGGAAGTCGTGGAAGTCGTGGAGGTCGCGGGGCGGACAAGCAAATCGCCGCAACTGGCAACGGAAGCACAGGTGCGGTTGTAGATGCAAGTAGAGAGGGTGGCCATggtggagctggagctggagctggagctggaggagCAAAATTGCACGCTTTCGCCAAGGTATCTCTACCGCCTGAGGCACAAGGCAAGAAGGTGGACGTGAGCGTGTACAGCGATTCGTACATTGGGATGAGGTGGCGTATCGACGGTGTAGAGATACCGATGGCGCCGGTCGTGGAGGACGGagggaagaagaaggagggaGGCGCGGGTGTGTGGGATAACGATAACTTGTAGTTGCACTGTGGTTTCATCTACGAATTCACTTGCGCACTCCATTGAAGTGTGTTTTCATGCCATTCATGTTCAACCGATCCCAGGTTCCTGTCCACTGTTGCCCTACCCAGCTTATCGTCATCCAACCCATCAGCAGAAAATGAGGAATGGATCACATGAACCAATCTGTGACTCCGTCCCATACCTTGCCACCCCACTCATCATCATAGGTTCGGCCCGCTTCCTTCCTTTTCGGCTTGATTATCATAGCTTCCTGCAACGTTGGCCATTGAACAGCGCCTGTAGGTACAATCTCAGGCCCCAAGTTCACGTCGTATCTCTTGTCTTGCGAGAAGGGCCCCGGAGACTCCATCGAATAACGAGACGCTCCCTAGTCCATCTTGCTCTCGATATCGGACACCCTAGCTTGGTAGGCCGACATCAGCGGGGTTTGCGGAAGCGAAGGGAGGAGATTGACGGGCGAAGTAGGATTCGTAACATGATCTGGTGTCAAAACCTGGGTATCTGAGGCTGAGGGCGAGGACAAAGAGCTTGATCTTCGTCCTTGC of Ascochyta rabiei chromosome 7, complete sequence contains these proteins:
- a CDS encoding RNA helicase, coding for MDAAQAQWLEQLATMRKAIAELNLPTEAEKVPAYGDDLEFDDDDFSGTASGEDIWDIISDEYEDEYSSDHLEQFQDASSGSSAYDQRWLSTKCEGVAQRSSGLDAGALKDQILAILSSDSNNEELQMMLAEIVGYGELDLVADLIAHRKDITRSLLEPTPGEHNGVSGRLLTRAEREEALRRQDWEHKNTTLSAAVDRTGPQYPHVYQTYSAGNKLSAYGKKYALPTNHKHHDDNLYEEYEIPAMPVGTIGAGRRLVEISELDGLCQRTFKGYKALNRMQSLVFPVAYKTSENMLICAPTGAGKTDAAMLTILNTIGKNILPNPIEEPEATDFTVSMEDFKIIYVAPMKALAAEVTEKLGKRLAWLGIKARELTGDMHLTKAEILDTQIIVTTPEKWDVVTRKSTGDTELVQKVRLLIIDEVHMLHDERGAVLESLVARTQRQVESTQSLIRIVGLSATLPNYVDVADFLRVNKMAGLFYFDASFRPVPLEQHFIGAKGKPGTMKSRENLEQVAFNKVKQMLERGHQIMVFVHSRKDTVKTARRLFDQAVDDQCSDLFDPTEHPKYDAAVRDMKQSKGRELRELLGKGMGTHHAGMPRSDRNLVERLFAEGIIKILCCTATLAWGVNLPAAAVLIKGTQVYNAQEGKFTDLGILDVLQIFGRAGRPQFQDTGIGFICTTHDRLDHYMRAITEQQPIESRFSSKLVDNLNAEISLGTVTTVSEAVQWLGYSYLFVRMQKSPLLYGIEWAEIRDDPQLVGRRRKLIIDAARVLQKSQMIIFNETTEDLRSKDVGRIASQFYVQQSSIEIFNTMMRPRSTDADALAMVSMSGEFDQVQSRETEEKELSALKEEGYVITEVKGGYATAHGKTNYLLQAHISRARLEDFTLVSDTNYIKQNASRIARALFMIALNRRWGYQCLVLLSLCQSIEHQVWSIEHPLHQFDLPQPVLRALDQRYTSIEALRDMESREIGDLVHNTKMGGVISKLLDNFPTLGIESEIAPLNRDVLRIRLWLTPEFRWNDRHHGTSESFWIWVENSETSEIYHYEFFILSRKKLYDDHELNFTIPLTDPLPTQIYVRAVSDRWLGAETVHPISFQHLIRPDTESVYTDLLDLQPLPIAALKNPLLEELYAQRFQYFNPMQTQIFHCLYHTPANVLLGSPTGSGKTVAAELAMWWAFREKPGSKVVYIAPMKALVRERVQDWGKRLAGPMGLKLVELTGDNTPDTRTIRDADIIITTPEKWDGISRSWQTRGYVRQVSLVIIDEIHLLGGDRGPILEIIVSRMNYIASQKEGGSIRLLGMSTACANASDLGNWLGVKEGLFNFRHSVRPVPLEIFIDGFPEQRGFCALMQSMNRPTFLAIKQHSPEKPVIVFVASRRQTRLTARDLINFCGMEDNPRRFLRMSEDDLALNLERVKDDALREALSFGIGLHHAGLVESDRSLSEELFANNKIQILVATSTLAWGVNLPAHLVVVKGTQFFDAKSEGYKDMDLTDVLQMLGRAGRPQFDSSGIARIFTQDAKKEFYKHFLHTGFPVESSLHNVLDNHLGAEISAGTIGTKQDALDYLTWTFFFRRLHKNPSFYGLEISAEEHNTIAAQSMANDYMINLVETSLKELHDSSCAAVEPTGEVDSTPLGKIMSYYYLSHKTIRYLVAHAKRNATFLDALTWISHATEYDELPVRHNEDLINAELSKALPLSADHFGLPMWDPHVKSFLLLQAHFSRIDLPISDYVGDLNSVLDQSIRIVQASIDVLTELGYVSSCTQMIALLQCIKSARWPDDGPLSLLPNVEPTEERKRIEHPRASPKTLQEASASSSANLEKALRFAGVTAPMLKRNMEPIARLPILHLSLGTYNAVSFSLNMTRQNPARIQNGGVRIYAPRYPKPQTEGFFFVLSYSSTDEIIALKRVNWVDPTRSGPGGRGRGHGGRGGQKQLTASEAGAGRGSGAVSRGRGSRGSRGGRGADKQIAATGNGSTGAVVDASREGGHGGAGAGAGAGGAKLHAFAKVSLPPEAQGKKVDVSVYSDSYIGMRWRIDGVEIPMAPVVEDGGKKKEGGAGVWDNDNL
- a CDS encoding palmitoyltransferase, producing MPRRRCAACGEHEHEHEHEHEHTHTVTSRQLGLETRPSRTYEQLHPWPCRSKLYAPSTNLPFPAATMKVVYIGIFNNEAKPAVELTCERELSSYGRFTRGSISEFLTFFAGEVAQRTRPGQRQDVEEKEYTFHAYGRTEGICGIVITDDEYPTIVAHRVLSKIVDEFVTKYPRTAYANFAKGSPQLSFPELKQYITQYQDPAQADSIVKIQKELDETKIVLHKTIESVLERGEKIDNLVAKSDGLSAQSKMFYTQAKKQNSCCLVM